The Deltaproteobacteria bacterium genome includes a region encoding these proteins:
- a CDS encoding aspartate ammonia-lyase has protein sequence MLAVASAAVAGPPTRVEHDLLGDKAVPADAYYGVQTARALENFRISGVPLSRYPDLVDGLVVTKLAAARANAAVGALAKAKAAAIERACEAVLNGRHREQFPVDLYQGGAGTSSNMNANEVLANVGLELLGKPKGDYASLDSHDDLNMSQSTNDAYPTALKVAFLRGNDRLVPEVRKLAAAFRLKADEHIATLKMGRTELQDAVPMTVGQELHAMAATLETEAQNLLDAERALYAVNMGGTAIGTGLNAPKGYAAKCARELARLTGKPIVPAADMIAGTASLQGFVTYSAAVRGLAITLSKIASDLILLGSGPRAGLNELSLPALQPGSSIMPGKVNPVMPEVLNVVAFRVMGNDAAVMLAAQHGQLQLNAYEPLVAIAVLESQELLERTMAAFRTQCVDGIRVNEANVARDIERTVGIVTALNPVIGYERASELAAEAYRSGKGILEIVREKRILTEDQIRALLDPAKLTGLDRGAYPKPGKR, from the coding sequence CTGCTCGCCGTCGCCTCCGCCGCCGTCGCCGGTCCGCCGACCCGCGTCGAGCACGACCTGCTCGGCGACAAGGCCGTGCCCGCCGACGCCTACTACGGCGTCCAGACCGCCCGCGCGCTCGAGAACTTCCGGATCTCCGGCGTGCCGCTCTCGCGTTACCCGGACCTGGTCGACGGACTCGTCGTCACCAAGCTCGCCGCGGCCCGCGCCAACGCCGCCGTCGGCGCGCTCGCCAAGGCGAAGGCCGCCGCGATCGAGCGCGCCTGCGAGGCGGTGCTGAACGGCCGCCACCGCGAGCAGTTCCCGGTCGACCTCTACCAGGGCGGCGCCGGCACCTCGAGCAACATGAACGCCAACGAGGTGCTCGCCAACGTCGGGCTCGAGCTGCTCGGCAAGCCGAAGGGCGACTACGCGAGCCTCGACTCGCACGACGACCTCAACATGTCGCAGTCGACCAACGACGCGTACCCGACCGCGCTCAAGGTCGCGTTCCTGCGCGGCAACGACCGCCTCGTGCCCGAGGTGCGAAAGCTCGCGGCCGCATTCCGCCTGAAGGCGGACGAGCACATCGCCACCTTGAAGATGGGGCGCACCGAGCTGCAGGACGCCGTGCCGATGACCGTCGGCCAGGAGCTGCACGCCATGGCGGCGACCCTCGAGACCGAGGCGCAAAACCTGCTCGACGCCGAGCGCGCGCTCTACGCCGTCAACATGGGCGGCACCGCGATCGGCACCGGCCTGAACGCGCCGAAGGGCTACGCCGCGAAGTGCGCCCGCGAGCTCGCGCGGCTCACCGGGAAGCCGATCGTCCCCGCCGCCGACATGATCGCCGGCACCGCGAGCCTGCAGGGCTTCGTCACCTACTCGGCCGCCGTCCGCGGCCTCGCCATCACGCTCTCCAAGATCGCGAGCGACCTGATCCTGCTCGGCTCCGGGCCCCGCGCCGGGTTGAACGAGCTCAGCCTCCCGGCGCTGCAGCCCGGCTCCTCGATCATGCCGGGCAAGGTGAACCCGGTGATGCCCGAGGTGCTGAACGTGGTCGCGTTCCGCGTCATGGGGAACGACGCCGCCGTCATGCTGGCGGCGCAGCACGGCCAGCTCCAGTTGAACGCCTACGAGCCGCTGGTCGCGATCGCGGTGCTCGAGTCGCAGGAGCTCCTCGAGCGCACGATGGCGGCGTTTCGCACCCAGTGCGTCGACGGCATCCGCGTCAACGAGGCGAACGTCGCACGGGACATCGAACGGACCGTCGGCATCGTGACCGCGCTCAATCCGGTGATCGGCTACGAACGCGCCAGCGAGCTCGCCGCCGAGGCGTACCGCTCCGGCAAGGGCATCCTCGAGATCGTGCGCGAAAAGCGGATCCTCACCGAGGACCAGATCCGCGCCCTCCTCGACCCGGCGAAGCTGACCGGGCTCGACCGCGGCGCCTACCCCAAGCCCGGCAAGCGCTGA